GGGTGCGTCGTCGCCGCGCCGCGCCACCGCGCGCTGGCGGGCGATCACCCCAACGTCATCGGCCTCGGTCCGTTCGAGGAAACGTTCGCCGCCGTCGACGCCGCGCTCGACCGCGGCTCCGTTGCCGTGCTCGTCTCCGGCGACCCGGGCGTGTTCAGTTTACTGCCGCTGCTCAAAAAACGCTTCCCCGGCGGCGAGCTCGAGGTGATCCCCGGCGTCAGCTCGCTGCAAAGCCTCTGCGCCGCAGCGTGCGAGACGTGGATCGACGCCGTTGTCCTCTCCGGGCACGGGCGCGATCTCAGCGAGGCGAAGGTCCTCGACGCCGCCGACCAGAACAAAAAGACGATCATCTTCTGCGGGCCGCGGTGGGATCCGCGCCGCATCTGCCGCCTGCTGGCGGACTGGGACATGGAACATCTGCGCCTGACCGTCGGCGAACGGCTCAGCTACGGTGACCAGCGTCTCAGCCGCGGTTCTCCTGCGGAACTGGCGGCGCATGAGTACGACGACCTGTCGCTGGTGCTGATCGAGAACCCATCTCCGTGGGAAAAGCCGCAGGCGCGGCCGCGCGACGACGATTTTATCCGCGCGGACGCGCCGATGACGCGCGAGACGGTGCGTTCGGCGATTCTCGACGAACTGCGCCTGCGCCGCGATTCCACGCTCTGGGACCTGGGCGCGGGCACCGGTTCGGTGACGGTGGCGGCCGCCTTGTTCTGTACGGACGGACAGGTCTGCGCCGTGGAGAAAAAAAGCGACGCCGCGGCGCTGATCGCCCGCAACGTCAAAAAGTTCCACCTGCACAACGTTGCGCTGTACGGGGGCGACAACGCCGCCGTGCTGCCGTCGCTGCCGCGCCCCACGCACGTTTTCGTCGGCGGCAGCGGCCCCGAACTGCCGGAGCTGTTGCGCGCCGTCGCCGCGCTCGGCGAAGGGATCCGCGTCGTCGTCTCGGCGGTGGCGTTCAAGACCTACGCGGCTGCGGCCGAGATCCTCGCCGGACCGGATTTTCGCGATTTCGACGCCGTGCAGGCAGCCGTCGGCCGCGCCAAAAAGATCGGCGGCACGTTCATCATGGCCGCGCAGAATTCCGTCACCGTGTTCTCGGCGTTTACCGCTGGGCATCAGAAAGAAGGACGATAACATGATCCACTTTGTCGGCGCCGGCCCCGGCGCGCCCGACCTGATCACGCTGCGCGGCGCGGAACTGCTGGCGCGGGCGGGCATGGTGATCTACGCCGGTTCGCTGGTCAATCCCAAACTGCTGAACGGCACGCCCGCGGGCTGCGAAATTTACAACAGTGCTTCGATGACGCTGGACGAAGTCATAGAGAAAATGGCCGACGCCGACCGTCGCGGCCTTGAAGTGGTACGGCTGCACACCGGCGACCCGTCGATCTACGGCGCGATCCGCGAGCAGATCGACCGGCTCAAGGCGCTGGGCGTCGCTTACGACATCACGCCCGGCGTCAGTTCGTTCTGCGCCGCCGCGGCCGCCGCGGAGGCGGAATACACGCTGCCGTCCGTCAGCCAGACGCTGATCATCACGCGTATGGAAGGTCG
The DNA window shown above is from Pyramidobacter piscolens W5455 and carries:
- the cobM gene encoding precorrin-4 C(11)-methyltransferase, encoding MIHFVGAGPGAPDLITLRGAELLARAGMVIYAGSLVNPKLLNGTPAGCEIYNSASMTLDEVIEKMADADRRGLEVVRLHTGDPSIYGAIREQIDRLKALGVAYDITPGVSSFCAAAAAAEAEYTLPSVSQTLIITRMEGRTPVPPREKLASLAAHGASMALFLSSGLMEETCAALMRGGYAPDTPAAVVYKASWPEQKVLRGVVSTIAAMAAEAGIRNTALILVGGFLGDDYELSKLYDASFSHGFRKGSQ
- a CDS encoding bifunctional cobalt-precorrin-7 (C(5))-methyltransferase/cobalt-precorrin-6B (C(15))-methyltransferase; this encodes GCVVAAPRHRALAGDHPNVIGLGPFEETFAAVDAALDRGSVAVLVSGDPGVFSLLPLLKKRFPGGELEVIPGVSSLQSLCAAACETWIDAVVLSGHGRDLSEAKVLDAADQNKKTIIFCGPRWDPRRICRLLADWDMEHLRLTVGERLSYGDQRLSRGSPAELAAHEYDDLSLVLIENPSPWEKPQARPRDDDFIRADAPMTRETVRSAILDELRLRRDSTLWDLGAGTGSVTVAAALFCTDGQVCAVEKKSDAAALIARNVKKFHLHNVALYGGDNAAVLPSLPRPTHVFVGGSGPELPELLRAVAALGEGIRVVVSAVAFKTYAAAAEILAGPDFRDFDAVQAAVGRAKKIGGTFIMAAQNSVTVFSAFTAGHQKEGR